The following proteins are co-located in the Siansivirga zeaxanthinifaciens CC-SAMT-1 genome:
- a CDS encoding PadR family transcriptional regulator, producing MKIENTKAQMRKGVLEYCILSVLKDDDAYVAEILDTLKNAKLLVVEGTIYPLLTRLKNAGLLNYRWEESTSGPPRKYYGLTETGKLFLTELDSTWNELQDAVNIVTNPKTRNNE from the coding sequence ATGAAAATTGAAAACACAAAAGCTCAGATGCGTAAAGGTGTTTTGGAATACTGCATTTTATCGGTGTTGAAAGACGACGATGCCTATGTAGCCGAAATTCTAGACACCCTGAAGAACGCAAAATTGCTTGTGGTAGAAGGCACCATTTACCCGCTACTAACAAGACTAAAAAACGCCGGACTCTTAAATTACAGATGGGAAGAGTCGACATCGGGACCGCCAAGAAAATATTACGGTTTAACCGAAACAGGAAAATTATTTTTAACAGAATTAGACAGCACTTGGAACGAATTACAAGACGCTGTAAACATAGTAACCAACCCAAAAACCAGAAACAATGAATAA